A genome region from Mycolicibacterium litorale includes the following:
- a CDS encoding APC family permease, whose protein sequence is MSSTTPLDPPVGEGEGQLRRVLGVPSLVLFGLVYMVPLTVFTTYGIVTVESGGRVPLAYVVTLVAMIFTARSYARMAGAFPVAGSAYAYTQRTFGAPIGFLAGWSLLLDYLFLPMLNYLVIGLYLNEAVPAIPQWAIVVVTIAIVTVLNIVGIVSVARANMLIIGIQAVFIVVFIAMTIATLSGSGTVDVMAPFRGDGSAGGMGPVLAGAAILCLSFLGFDAVSTLSEEARDARRDVPKAIMLATVICGVLFIILSYASQVVFPSNAFENVDTGSVDVMTAAGGAFLSAFFTAAYVAGALGSALTSQASVARIVYAMGRDGVLPRKVFGHVSVKFGTPTWAILVISVISLLALVIDLAILASVVSFGALVAFSAVNLTVIKHYFIDVREKNVVNNLVLPLIGFALTVWLWTSLSGESLTIGLIWLAAGFVWLLVVTRGFSRPTPVLDLEELPAQKVGQ, encoded by the coding sequence ATGTCATCGACCACGCCGCTGGACCCACCGGTGGGGGAGGGCGAGGGACAGCTGCGGCGCGTCCTCGGGGTGCCCTCGCTGGTGCTGTTCGGGCTCGTCTACATGGTGCCGCTCACCGTGTTCACCACGTACGGCATCGTTACCGTCGAGTCCGGCGGGCGCGTCCCGCTGGCCTACGTGGTGACGCTGGTCGCGATGATCTTCACCGCCCGGTCGTACGCGCGCATGGCCGGGGCGTTCCCGGTCGCCGGATCGGCATACGCCTACACGCAGAGGACCTTCGGCGCACCGATCGGCTTCCTGGCCGGATGGTCGCTGCTGCTGGACTACCTGTTTCTGCCGATGCTCAACTACCTCGTCATCGGCCTCTACCTCAACGAGGCGGTGCCCGCGATCCCGCAGTGGGCGATCGTGGTGGTCACCATCGCGATTGTCACCGTGCTCAACATCGTCGGGATCGTGTCGGTGGCGCGGGCCAACATGCTGATCATCGGGATCCAGGCGGTGTTCATCGTGGTGTTCATCGCGATGACGATCGCCACCCTCTCCGGATCGGGCACCGTGGACGTGATGGCGCCGTTCCGCGGTGACGGCAGCGCGGGCGGGATGGGTCCGGTGTTGGCCGGCGCGGCGATCCTGTGCCTGTCGTTCCTCGGATTCGACGCCGTCTCAACGCTTTCCGAGGAGGCCCGCGACGCCCGGCGCGACGTGCCGAAGGCGATCATGCTGGCCACCGTCATCTGCGGTGTGCTGTTCATCATCCTGTCGTACGCATCGCAGGTGGTGTTCCCGTCCAACGCCTTCGAGAACGTGGACACCGGTTCGGTGGACGTCATGACCGCGGCAGGCGGCGCTTTCCTGTCGGCGTTCTTCACCGCCGCTTACGTCGCCGGGGCGCTGGGTTCGGCGCTCACCTCACAGGCGTCGGTGGCGCGCATCGTGTACGCGATGGGTCGCGACGGGGTGCTGCCCCGCAAGGTGTTCGGGCACGTGTCGGTGAAGTTCGGCACGCCGACGTGGGCCATCCTCGTCATCTCGGTCATCTCGCTGCTGGCACTGGTCATCGACCTGGCGATCCTCGCCTCGGTGGTGAGCTTCGGTGCGCTGGTGGCGTTCTCGGCGGTCAACCTGACGGTGATCAAGCACTACTTCATCGACGTGCGCGAGAAGAACGTAGTCAACAACCTGGTGCTGCCGCTGATCGGTTTCGCGCTGACGGTGTGGCTGTGGACCAGCCTCTCGGGCGAATCGCTGACCATCGGATTGATCTGGCTGGCAGCCGGATTCGTGTGGCTGCTGGTCGTCACCCGTGGCTTCAGCCGTCCGACCCCGGTCCTGGACCTCGAGGAGTTGCCGGCTCAGAAGGTCGGGCAATAG
- a CDS encoding anti-sigma factor gives MTEPMNTDLLDLATPYALHAVSTDERDDIERWLSTAPPDLADAFTDEVRSVRETMALVSASTAAEPPPHLRDSLLAAVAADPVRELPRRPRSASRWRTAVLAAAAIAVVGLGALGVGLALRPAVTPTTADQVFAAPDVQTVSGAIPGGGTATVVFSKERDAGVLVMNDVPPPKPGTVYQMWLVGSDGPHSAGTMDATAVSPSTTAVLSDLGASQTLAFTVEPPGGSQRPTSPAFAELPLS, from the coding sequence ATGACCGAGCCGATGAACACCGACCTCCTCGACCTGGCGACGCCGTATGCGCTGCACGCGGTGTCCACCGACGAGCGCGACGACATCGAGCGGTGGCTGAGCACCGCACCGCCCGACCTGGCGGACGCCTTCACCGACGAGGTGCGCTCGGTGCGGGAGACGATGGCGCTGGTGTCGGCGTCGACGGCGGCCGAACCGCCGCCTCACCTCCGCGACAGCCTGCTCGCCGCGGTAGCCGCCGATCCGGTGCGGGAGCTGCCTCGCCGGCCGCGGTCGGCGTCCCGCTGGCGCACCGCCGTGCTGGCGGCAGCAGCGATCGCGGTGGTCGGCCTCGGCGCGCTCGGCGTGGGGCTGGCGCTGCGGCCCGCGGTCACCCCGACGACGGCCGATCAGGTGTTCGCGGCGCCCGACGTGCAGACCGTGTCCGGCGCGATCCCAGGCGGCGGCACCGCCACGGTGGTCTTCTCCAAGGAGCGCGACGCCGGCGTGCTGGTGATGAACGACGTGCCACCGCCGAAGCCGGGCACCGTTTATCAGATGTGGCTGGTCGGCTCGGACGGGCCGCATTCGGCGGGCACGATGGACGCCACGGCGGTCTCGCCGTCGACCACCGCCGTGCTGTCCGACCTCGGCGCGTCGCAGACGCTGGCGTTCACGGTCGAACCGCCTGGCGGATCGCAGCGGCCCACGTCCCCGGCTTTCGCCGAGCTACCGCTGAGCTAG
- a CDS encoding glutamate--cysteine ligase 2: MAAHPTVGVEEEFLLVDPDSGAPIARSRAVAERADELGVDLQLELTSCQVETATEVAGSMADVRAQLTHLRSTAARAAADSGARLLAVAVPPTVPHEFPVTDSPRYHRIADRFGMLAREQGICGAHVHVAVPTREAAIRVSNRLRPWLPVLLALTANSAIYRNADSGYASWRRMLWARWPSAGPPPHFDSVDEYDAMVRMLLQSGAMLDEGQVYWDVRPSANFPTIEVRVADVPATVADTVLFAALVRGAVMTVLEDERNGAGVPRISAHALDAAYWRSARDGLDGTAIDLPDSHAAVPARQLLAGLVDRISPALAAVGDLDLVRDELARLDEQGNGAMRQRAAWQRREDIADVIDAVADATLAGLAQR; this comes from the coding sequence ATGGCCGCCCACCCCACCGTCGGAGTCGAAGAGGAGTTCCTGCTCGTCGACCCCGACTCCGGCGCACCGATCGCCCGCAGCCGCGCGGTCGCCGAGCGCGCCGACGAGCTCGGCGTCGACCTGCAGCTCGAGCTGACGTCGTGCCAGGTCGAGACGGCGACCGAGGTGGCGGGCAGCATGGCCGACGTCCGTGCGCAGCTGACGCACCTGCGGTCGACGGCGGCGCGCGCGGCCGCGGACAGCGGTGCCCGGTTGCTCGCTGTCGCCGTGCCCCCGACCGTGCCGCACGAGTTCCCGGTGACCGACAGCCCCCGCTACCACCGCATCGCCGACCGGTTCGGGATGCTGGCCCGCGAACAGGGCATCTGCGGTGCGCATGTGCACGTCGCGGTGCCGACGAGGGAGGCCGCGATCCGGGTGAGCAACCGGCTGCGCCCCTGGCTGCCCGTGCTGCTGGCGCTGACGGCCAATTCCGCGATCTACCGCAACGCCGACAGCGGATACGCCAGCTGGCGCCGGATGCTGTGGGCGCGCTGGCCCAGTGCCGGTCCGCCACCGCACTTCGACTCCGTCGACGAATACGACGCGATGGTGCGGATGCTGCTGCAGTCCGGGGCCATGCTCGACGAAGGCCAGGTCTACTGGGACGTCCGCCCGTCGGCGAACTTTCCGACGATCGAGGTGCGCGTCGCCGACGTGCCCGCCACCGTCGCCGACACCGTGCTGTTCGCGGCGCTGGTGCGGGGCGCCGTGATGACCGTGCTCGAAGACGAACGCAACGGCGCCGGCGTACCCCGCATCTCGGCGCACGCGCTCGACGCCGCGTACTGGCGGTCGGCCCGCGACGGGCTGGACGGCACGGCGATCGACCTGCCCGACTCGCACGCCGCGGTCCCCGCACGGCAGCTGCTCGCCGGCCTCGTCGACCGCATCTCCCCGGCGCTCGCCGCGGTCGGTGATCTCGACCTGGTCCGCGACGAGCTGGCGCGCCTCGACGAGCAGGGCAACGGCGCCATGCGTCAGCGCGCTGCGTGGCAACGGCGCGAAGACATCGCCGACGTCATCGACGCGGTCGCCGACGCGACGCTGGCCGGACTAGCTCAGCGGTAG
- a CDS encoding LLM class F420-dependent oxidoreductase, whose amino-acid sequence MVADFRFGVGLHAAASLADVQDAARRAEDRGFDVLHVPDHLGAPAPFPVLTAAAAATTTLHLGTFVLNAGFYRAALLARDVAALRDLSAGRFELGLGAGYVRKEFEAAELPFPTARRRVEYLEHVTAYFAEHLADVPILIAGNGDRLLTVAARHADIIGLTGGDRAAEGDDDPLAERIAFVRAAAGERFDALELNVAITAMPMDDSGRPDLTIPRRFLPALSDEQLLRHPGVLSGTAHDMADRLRDYRDRYGISYVIVQAPHAEAFAKVIAQLR is encoded by the coding sequence ATGGTTGCGGATTTCCGGTTCGGAGTCGGGCTGCACGCGGCGGCATCGCTGGCGGACGTGCAGGACGCGGCGCGGCGCGCAGAGGACCGGGGCTTCGACGTGCTCCACGTCCCGGATCACCTCGGCGCGCCGGCGCCGTTCCCGGTTCTCACCGCGGCGGCCGCCGCCACGACGACACTGCACCTGGGGACGTTCGTCCTGAACGCGGGCTTCTACCGGGCGGCGCTGCTGGCGCGGGATGTCGCGGCGCTGCGCGACCTGTCGGCCGGCCGGTTCGAGCTCGGCCTGGGCGCCGGCTACGTACGCAAGGAGTTCGAGGCCGCCGAGCTGCCGTTCCCGACGGCGCGCCGGCGGGTCGAGTATCTCGAGCACGTGACCGCATACTTCGCCGAGCATCTGGCGGACGTACCGATCCTGATCGCGGGCAACGGTGACCGCCTGCTGACCGTGGCGGCCCGCCACGCCGACATCATCGGGCTGACGGGCGGTGACCGGGCGGCCGAGGGCGACGACGATCCGCTGGCCGAGCGCATCGCGTTCGTCCGGGCGGCGGCCGGTGAGCGGTTCGACGCGCTGGAGCTCAATGTCGCGATCACCGCGATGCCGATGGACGATTCGGGCCGCCCCGACCTGACCATCCCGCGCCGCTTCCTGCCCGCGCTCTCCGACGAGCAGTTGCTCCGCCATCCCGGCGTGCTGTCCGGGACGGCGCACGACATGGCCGACCGGCTGCGCGACTACCGGGACCGCTACGGCATCTCCTACGTCATCGTGCAGGCGCCGCACGCCGAGGCGTTCGCGAAGGTGATCGCGCAGCTGCGGTGA
- a CDS encoding serine hydrolase domain-containing protein codes for MRLVVTASILALFALTAPAASAVPPAVEQALTREVTAAELPGGVAVVRDGAALARYAAGYSDVAARSGFAPDTHVRAASITKPFVAATVLQLVTEGRIDLDAPVERYLPGRIRGDGFTGEAVTVRQLLRHQSGLPEYADPRAPVPAGPVTADQQLDMALAKPGQFPAGTAMKYTNTNYVIAGMLIEAVTGAPAAEEITRRIIDPLGLRDTYFPAPGDTGLRAPFTRGYELVDGRRTDVTAFNASAAGMSGALVSTNEDMSAFITALLAGRVVAPAQLREMMDTVAQSPSDPSFRYGLGLGSIRLSCGVTVWGHGGDIPGFHSLMVKPLDGAALSVTVTQEGPPESTLDEPVVQVAEALYCPTF; via the coding sequence ATGCGCCTTGTCGTCACCGCCTCGATCCTCGCGCTGTTCGCCCTGACCGCCCCTGCGGCGTCGGCGGTGCCGCCGGCCGTCGAACAGGCACTGACCCGCGAAGTCACCGCCGCCGAGCTGCCGGGCGGTGTCGCGGTCGTGCGCGACGGCGCCGCACTCGCGCGGTACGCGGCGGGCTACTCCGACGTCGCCGCCCGGTCCGGGTTCGCGCCCGACACCCACGTCCGCGCCGCCAGCATCACCAAACCCTTCGTCGCCGCCACCGTCCTGCAGTTGGTCACCGAAGGCCGGATCGACCTCGACGCTCCCGTCGAGAGGTACCTACCCGGGCGCATCCGCGGCGACGGATTCACCGGTGAGGCCGTCACCGTCCGCCAACTCCTCCGCCACCAGAGCGGCTTGCCCGAGTACGCCGACCCGAGAGCTCCCGTGCCGGCCGGTCCGGTGACCGCCGATCAACAACTCGACATGGCGCTGGCGAAGCCCGGGCAATTCCCGGCCGGGACGGCGATGAAGTACACCAACACCAACTACGTGATCGCCGGGATGCTGATCGAGGCGGTCACCGGCGCACCCGCCGCCGAGGAGATCACCCGGCGCATCATCGACCCGCTCGGGTTGCGCGACACGTATTTCCCCGCACCCGGCGACACCGGTCTGCGCGCGCCCTTCACCCGCGGCTACGAACTCGTCGACGGCAGGCGAACCGACGTCACCGCGTTCAACGCCTCGGCAGCGGGCATGAGCGGCGCACTGGTCTCGACCAACGAGGACATGTCGGCGTTCATCACCGCACTGCTCGCCGGCCGTGTCGTCGCGCCGGCGCAGCTGCGCGAGATGATGGACACCGTAGCCCAGTCGCCCAGCGACCCGTCGTTCCGCTACGGCCTCGGCCTGGGCAGCATCAGGCTGAGCTGCGGGGTGACGGTGTGGGGCCACGGCGGGGACATCCCCGGTTTCCACAGCTTGATGGTGAAACCGCTTGACGGTGCGGCGCTTTCGGTCACCGTCACGCAGGAGGGACCGCCGGAGTCCACCCTCGACGAACCCGTTGTGCAGGTGGCCGAGGCGCTCTATTGCCCGACCTTCTGA
- a CDS encoding DUF1365 domain-containing protein translates to MTIVEPKTAFDAAVAGVAGPVETTPALYRTRVTHLRRAPVHHYFELNSYSWYVDLDALPRLPGWARPFARFDAGDHFHGVAGDTLRARVDAFLAARGIDLGGGRVTALLQPRVLGYAFNPLTLYWCHDAHGVLRHVIAEVHNTHGEWHAYVIPPDGPNPAMVRKRFHTSPFNGIDGYYLVRAPRPDAELDVTISLHRDNQPAIVGTLRGTRRPATLAQVLRLQVTKPLAPQMGALSLRVQGLILRARRVPVIPRVAAGAPEKRTASVAHI, encoded by the coding sequence ATGACGATTGTGGAACCGAAAACTGCCTTCGACGCAGCGGTCGCGGGGGTCGCAGGCCCCGTCGAGACGACGCCTGCGCTGTACCGGACCCGCGTCACGCACCTGCGCCGCGCGCCCGTGCACCACTACTTCGAGCTCAACAGCTACAGCTGGTACGTCGACCTCGACGCGCTGCCCCGGCTGCCCGGCTGGGCCCGTCCGTTCGCCCGTTTCGACGCAGGCGACCACTTCCACGGCGTCGCGGGCGACACGTTGCGCGCGCGGGTCGACGCGTTCCTCGCCGCCCGCGGCATCGACCTCGGCGGCGGCCGCGTCACCGCACTGCTGCAGCCCCGGGTGCTCGGCTACGCGTTCAACCCGCTGACCCTGTACTGGTGCCACGACGCCCACGGCGTGCTGCGCCACGTGATCGCCGAGGTCCACAACACCCACGGCGAATGGCACGCCTACGTGATCCCGCCGGACGGCCCGAACCCCGCCATGGTCCGCAAGCGGTTCCACACCTCGCCGTTCAACGGCATCGACGGGTACTACCTGGTGCGGGCGCCCCGGCCCGACGCCGAACTCGACGTGACGATCTCCCTGCACCGCGACAATCAGCCGGCGATCGTCGGCACGCTGCGCGGCACCCGCCGACCCGCGACGCTGGCGCAGGTGCTGCGGCTACAGGTCACCAAACCACTCGCCCCGCAGATGGGTGCGCTGAGCCTGCGGGTCCAGGGCCTGATCCTGCGGGCCCGCCGGGTCCCGGTGATCCCTCGGGTGGCCGCCGGAGCGCCCGAAAAGCGGACCGCGAGCGTGGCGCATATATGA
- a CDS encoding amidohydrolase, whose translation MAATVFRNGTIWTGTSEPLADALLVVDGAVAAVGDEATARPADEEVDLDGGFLMPSFGDGHAHPLYGGLEEVGPLVRGCGSVDEIVEAVRGYADRHPEAEWIVGASYDGSLAPGGLFDARWLDAAVPDRPVVLRAWDYHTVWCNSVALQRAGITADTPDPVLGEIPHREDGSVLGTLREWGAVDLVTAVMPERDEDVRVSALGTAADYYLARGVTWVQDAWVEPADVDTYLAAARRDALRMRFNLALYADPRHFETQLSQFAESRRRVDELDAPLLTAQTVKFFADGVVENETGALLAPYCSGLHDHSRGQERSDPGDKRGMQVWEGDSLAESVRRVDELGFQIHIHAIGDAAVRQALDAVEHAITVNGPRDRRPVIAHAQLVDDADIDRFARLGVIANMQPLWAQLDPLMTVLTVPRLGPERSDRQYRMRTLDEAGVLAFGSDWPVSSGAPLDGIAVAASRRTVDGTPEGGWTPEEIVPVERAMRAYTTGVARQAFAEQRWGRLAPGASADLVWLSADPRSTPALEIPAIEVRGTCLRGKLVGPSAR comes from the coding sequence GTGGCAGCGACGGTATTCCGCAACGGGACCATCTGGACCGGCACGTCCGAACCCCTCGCCGATGCGCTGCTGGTGGTCGACGGTGCCGTCGCCGCGGTGGGCGACGAGGCGACGGCGCGACCGGCCGACGAGGAGGTGGACCTCGACGGCGGCTTCCTCATGCCCTCGTTCGGTGACGGGCACGCGCACCCGCTGTACGGCGGCCTGGAGGAGGTGGGTCCACTGGTCCGCGGCTGCGGGTCGGTGGACGAGATCGTCGAGGCGGTGCGCGGCTACGCCGACCGGCACCCCGAGGCCGAGTGGATCGTCGGCGCCTCGTACGACGGCAGCCTCGCCCCGGGCGGACTGTTCGACGCGCGCTGGCTCGACGCCGCGGTGCCCGACCGCCCGGTCGTGCTGCGGGCATGGGACTACCACACGGTGTGGTGCAACTCGGTCGCCCTGCAACGCGCCGGCATCACCGCCGACACCCCCGACCCGGTGCTCGGGGAGATCCCGCACCGCGAGGACGGGTCGGTGCTCGGCACCCTGCGCGAGTGGGGAGCCGTCGACCTCGTGACCGCGGTCATGCCGGAACGCGACGAGGACGTCCGGGTGTCGGCGCTGGGCACCGCGGCCGACTACTACCTCGCCCGCGGCGTCACCTGGGTGCAGGACGCCTGGGTGGAACCCGCCGACGTGGACACCTACCTCGCCGCCGCCCGCCGCGACGCCCTGCGGATGCGGTTCAACCTCGCGCTCTACGCCGATCCGCGCCACTTCGAGACCCAGCTGTCGCAGTTCGCCGAGTCCCGTCGACGCGTCGACGAACTGGACGCGCCGCTGTTGACGGCGCAGACCGTGAAGTTCTTCGCCGACGGGGTGGTGGAGAACGAGACGGGTGCGCTGCTGGCGCCGTACTGCTCCGGGCTCCATGACCATTCCAGGGGGCAGGAGCGCAGCGACCCGGGGGATAAGCGGGGCATGCAGGTGTGGGAGGGCGACTCGCTGGCCGAATCCGTGCGCCGGGTCGACGAACTCGGCTTCCAGATCCACATCCACGCGATCGGGGACGCCGCGGTCCGTCAGGCCCTCGACGCCGTCGAGCACGCGATCACGGTCAACGGCCCGCGGGACCGCAGGCCCGTCATCGCCCACGCCCAGCTCGTCGACGACGCCGACATCGACCGGTTCGCGCGCCTCGGCGTGATCGCCAACATGCAGCCGCTGTGGGCGCAGCTCGATCCGCTGATGACCGTGCTGACGGTGCCGCGGCTCGGCCCCGAACGCTCCGACCGGCAGTACCGGATGCGCACCCTCGACGAGGCGGGCGTGCTGGCGTTCGGTTCGGACTGGCCGGTGTCCTCGGGCGCCCCGCTCGACGGGATCGCCGTCGCGGCGTCGCGGCGCACGGTCGACGGCACCCCCGAGGGCGGCTGGACACCGGAGGAGATCGTCCCGGTCGAGCGGGCCATGCGCGCCTACACCACGGGGGTGGCACGTCAGGCGTTCGCCGAACAGCGGTGGGGCCGGCTCGCTCCGGGCGCCAGCGCGGACCTGGTCTGGCTGAGCGCCGACCCGCGATCCACTCCCGCGCTGGAGATTCCGGCGATCGAGGTGCGCGGAACCTGTCTGAGGGGCAAGCTCGTAGGGCCGTCGGCCCGCTGA
- a CDS encoding poly-gamma-glutamate hydrolase family protein produces the protein MPHTGRHAYFAYGSNLCVQQMAQRCPDAADPRPATLADHDWLINERGVATLEPVPGAQVHGVLWQVSDHDLATLDSAEGVPVRYRRDRLTVQTDDGPAPAWVYIDHRIEPGPPRPGYLERIIDGALHHGLPHRWIEFLRRWDPMHWPHRPPHSETEGPQTLSELLADPAVHEHSVLRSRFGFLAIHGGGLEQMTDVIAERAADAAGASVYVVRHPDQYPHHLPSARYLAAESARLAAFLDHVDVAVSLHGYGRIGRSTELLAGGRNRSLAAHLAGCVDIPGYRVITDLDDIPPELRGLHPDNPVNRMRGRGTQLELSSRVRGLSPRSPLPGDDNLSPATSALVQNLVAAARTWPLPSA, from the coding sequence ATGCCGCACACCGGTCGACACGCCTACTTCGCGTACGGATCCAACCTGTGCGTGCAGCAGATGGCGCAGCGCTGCCCCGACGCCGCCGACCCGCGTCCGGCCACCCTCGCCGACCACGACTGGCTGATCAACGAACGCGGCGTGGCCACCCTCGAACCGGTGCCGGGCGCGCAGGTGCACGGGGTGTTGTGGCAGGTGTCCGACCACGACCTCGCGACGCTCGACAGCGCCGAGGGGGTCCCGGTGCGCTACCGCCGCGACCGGCTGACCGTGCAGACCGACGACGGTCCGGCGCCGGCGTGGGTCTACATCGACCACCGCATCGAACCGGGCCCGCCGCGACCGGGCTATCTCGAACGCATCATCGACGGCGCACTGCACCACGGCCTGCCGCACCGCTGGATCGAGTTCCTCCGGCGCTGGGATCCTATGCACTGGCCGCACCGCCCGCCGCACTCCGAAACCGAGGGGCCACAGACGCTTTCGGAGTTGCTCGCCGATCCCGCGGTGCACGAACACAGCGTGCTGCGTTCGCGGTTCGGGTTCCTCGCCATCCACGGCGGCGGGCTCGAGCAGATGACGGATGTGATCGCCGAGCGCGCCGCCGACGCGGCCGGCGCGTCGGTGTACGTGGTCCGCCACCCCGACCAGTACCCCCACCACCTGCCGTCCGCTCGCTACCTGGCCGCCGAGTCGGCGCGGCTCGCGGCGTTCCTCGACCATGTGGACGTGGCGGTCTCACTGCATGGATACGGCCGGATCGGACGCAGCACCGAACTGCTGGCGGGCGGGCGCAACCGGTCGTTGGCCGCCCATCTGGCCGGCTGCGTCGACATCCCCGGATACCGGGTCATCACCGACCTCGACGACATCCCGCCGGAACTGCGCGGTCTGCATCCCGACAATCCGGTCAACCGGATGCGCGGCCGCGGAACCCAACTCGAGCTGAGTTCGCGGGTGCGCGGTCTGAGCCCGCGCAGCCCGCTGCCCGGTGACGACAACCTGTCCCCGGCAACGTCCGCGCTCGTGCAGAACCTGGTGGCGGCCGCCCGCACATGGCCACTACCGTCGGCCTGA
- a CDS encoding Nramp family divalent metal transporter, whose translation MLPDIEERRTRPTWLLLGPAFVAAIAYVDPGNVAANVSAGAEFGFLLVWVIVLANVMAGLVQYLSAKLGLVTGRSLPESVADRTRTPTRIAYWLQAEMVAMATDLAEVVGGAIALYLLFDLPLVLGGVITGAVSLVLLAVQNRRGQRHFERVISGLLLIIAIGFLTSVFVEPPSAADVAGGLLPRFEGAESVLLATAMLGATVMPHAVYLHSGLARDRHGHPDAGPRRRRLLKATRIDVGLAMLIAGAVNLSMLLVAATNLQGMADTDTLEGAHAAVEQTLGPAVALCFAIGLLASGLASTSVGAYAGAMIMGGLLRRTYPLLVRRLVTLVPALVILAVGVDPTRALVLSQVVLSFGIPFALIPLIRLTGDRTLMGGDVNHRVTTALGWVVAGLISLLNVVLIYLTVTG comes from the coding sequence GTGCTGCCGGACATCGAGGAACGACGCACGCGGCCGACGTGGCTGCTGCTGGGGCCGGCGTTCGTCGCCGCCATCGCCTATGTGGACCCCGGCAACGTCGCGGCCAACGTCAGCGCCGGCGCCGAATTCGGGTTCCTGCTCGTCTGGGTCATCGTGCTGGCCAACGTCATGGCCGGCCTGGTGCAGTACCTGTCCGCGAAACTGGGCCTGGTCACCGGCCGCTCGCTGCCCGAGTCCGTCGCCGACCGCACCCGCACACCCACGCGGATCGCCTACTGGCTGCAGGCCGAGATGGTCGCCATGGCCACCGACCTCGCCGAGGTCGTCGGCGGGGCGATCGCGCTGTACCTGCTGTTCGACCTGCCGTTGGTGCTCGGCGGGGTGATCACGGGTGCGGTGTCCCTCGTCCTGCTCGCCGTGCAGAACCGCCGCGGGCAGCGGCACTTCGAGCGGGTGATCAGCGGGCTGCTGCTGATCATCGCGATCGGCTTCCTGACGAGTGTGTTCGTCGAACCCCCTTCCGCGGCTGACGTGGCGGGCGGCCTCCTGCCGCGGTTCGAGGGCGCCGAGAGCGTCCTGCTGGCGACGGCCATGCTCGGTGCGACGGTGATGCCACACGCGGTCTACCTGCACTCGGGGCTGGCCCGAGACCGTCACGGCCACCCCGACGCCGGACCCAGACGGCGCCGCCTGCTCAAGGCCACCCGCATCGACGTGGGGCTGGCGATGCTGATCGCCGGCGCGGTCAACCTGTCGATGCTGCTCGTCGCGGCGACGAATCTGCAGGGCATGGCCGACACCGACACCCTCGAAGGCGCGCACGCCGCGGTGGAGCAGACGCTGGGGCCGGCCGTCGCGCTGTGCTTCGCGATCGGCCTGCTGGCCTCCGGCCTGGCCTCGACATCGGTGGGCGCGTACGCCGGCGCGATGATCATGGGTGGCCTGCTGCGCCGCACCTATCCCCTGCTGGTGCGCCGCCTCGTCACCCTGGTGCCCGCTCTGGTGATCCTCGCCGTCGGCGTCGATCCGACGCGCGCGCTGGTGCTCTCCCAGGTGGTGCTGTCCTTCGGTATCCCGTTCGCGCTCATCCCGCTGATCCGGCTGACCGGTGACCGCACCCTGATGGGCGGCGACGTCAACCATCGCGTCACCACCGCGCTGGGCTGGGTCGTCGCGGGTTTGATTAGTCTTCTGAACGTGGTGCTGATCTATCTGACCGTGACAGGCTGA
- a CDS encoding sigma-70 family RNA polymerase sigma factor translates to MTALAGPVRLPFVTTDLDELLRQVAQRDVDAFAALYDRTRARVYGMVTRVLRDPGYSEETTQDIYLQVWRSAGSYDPAAGSPMAWLLTLAHRRAVDRVRSEEAASQRESRYGAATVDPPVDHVADSVILLDERRRVVDCMGSLSDLQREAIRLAYYEGLTYVQVSERLSANLATIKSRMRDGIRGLKTCLGIS, encoded by the coding sequence ATGACCGCCTTGGCAGGGCCGGTTAGGCTACCGTTCGTGACCACTGACCTCGACGAACTGTTACGGCAGGTGGCCCAGCGGGACGTCGACGCGTTCGCCGCCCTCTACGACCGGACCAGGGCGCGCGTGTACGGGATGGTCACCCGGGTCCTGCGCGACCCCGGCTACAGCGAAGAGACGACCCAGGACATCTACCTGCAGGTGTGGCGGTCGGCGGGCAGCTACGACCCCGCGGCCGGCTCCCCGATGGCCTGGCTGTTGACCTTGGCGCACCGCCGCGCCGTCGACCGGGTGCGCTCGGAGGAGGCCGCATCGCAGCGGGAGTCGCGCTACGGGGCGGCGACCGTCGACCCGCCCGTCGACCATGTCGCGGATTCGGTGATCCTGCTCGACGAGCGCCGCCGCGTCGTCGACTGCATGGGCTCGCTGAGCGATCTGCAGCGCGAGGCGATCCGACTGGCGTATTACGAGGGGCTGACCTACGTCCAGGTGTCCGAACGCCTGTCGGCCAACCTCGCGACCATCAAATCTCGGATGCGCGACGGCATCCGCGGCCTCAAGACCTGTCTGGGCATCTCATGA